The Mastomys coucha isolate ucsf_1 unplaced genomic scaffold, UCSF_Mcou_1 pScaffold13, whole genome shotgun sequence genome has a window encoding:
- the Ier3ip1 gene encoding immediate early response 3-interacting protein 1, whose protein sequence is MSAFRAGPASVAGRGRWRRHVPEGVREEVGRAWGQFEVTMAFTLYSLMQAALLCVNAIAVLHEERFLKNIGWGADQGIGGFGEEPGIKSQLMNLIRSVRTVMRVPLIIVNSITIVLLLLFG, encoded by the exons ATGAGCGCGTTTCGAGCCGGCCCGGCTTCCGTAGCTGGACGCGGGCGGTGGCGGCGCCACGTCCCGGAAGGTGTCCGGGAAGAAGTCGGTCGGGCCTGGGGACAGTTTGAAGTAACTATGGCCTTCACGCTGTACTCCCTGATGCAGGCGGCCCTGCTGTGCGTGAACGCCATCGCTGTGCTGCACGAGGAGCGCTTCCTCAAGAACA TTGGCTGGGGAGCAGACCAGGGGATTGGTGGATTCGGAGAGGAGCCGGGAATTAAATCTCAACTAATGAACCTTATTCGCTCTGTAAGAACCGTGATGAGAG tgcCATTGATAATAGTAAATTCAATTACTattgtattgcttttattatttggCTGA